The genome window TCATCGAATCGCCCTTCACCTCCAGCGCGTAATGCTCATGCCCGCGGCTGAGCATGCCGCCGGGCACGCCGATGTGCTGGCTGGGCTGCTGGATGGCCTCGATGGGAACACCGGCGGCGATCCGGCCCATGAGCGGCACGGAATTGCCGGTCTGGCCCGGCTCCGCCAGCCCCGGGGCCGGCGGGGCGCCATCCTCGGCCACCTCGGCCGCGGCCCCGCCGCGCTCGGGGAAATTCTCCGGCATGCGCAGGATTTCGATGGCGCGGGCCCGGTGGGCAAGGCGGCGGATGAACCCCCGCTCCTCAAGGGCGGAAATGAGCCGGTGGATGCCGGACTTCGACCTGAGGTCGAGCGCGTCCTTCATTTCGTCGAACGAAGGCGAGACGCCGTCGCGCTGAACCCGCTCGTGAATGAAGACGAGCAGATCGTATTGTTTCCTGGTCAGCATGCTGGCACCGGGCTCCTCCATGGTCGTGGACTGCCTGGTGTTCTACAAAAGTTCGCGTTCTGTGTCAATGGTTCCGGTGGAGATCCGCAGATCAGAGTGGAATGTATTCCATCCGTTCCCCGGCCGTGCGCGGGCCGTCATGCGGCGGGCGCACCAGAAGGGCGGAGGCGTCGGCCAGCACGCTGAGCAGCGAACTGTCCTGCCGGCTGGCGGGCAGCAGGCGGCCGTTCTCCAGCCGGGCGCGCATGTAATGCTCCCGCGGGCCGTTGGAGCCGATGTCCACCGCCAGCGGCGCGCTCAGCCGCGGCAGCGGCCCGGCGGGAAGGCCCAGCATCCTGTCCACCGTCGGTCGCAGGAACACATGCCCGCAAACCATTGAGGATACGGGGTTTCCCGGCAGGCCCACCATCACCATGCCGCGCAGGCGACCGGCCATCAGCGGCTTCCCGGGCCGCATGGCGATCTTGTAGAAGGCGAGGTCGAGACCTTCCTCGCGCAACACCTGCTGGACGAGATCATGGTCGCCCACCGAGGCGCCGCCCAGGGTCACCAGCATGTCGCAGCCCCGGGCGAGGTCCAGCGCCGCGCGCAGGGCCTCGGCCCGGTCACGCGCGATGGGCAGCAGCCGCACCTCGGCGCCCTGGGTCTCCAGCAGCGCCTTCAGGCCGAAGTTGTTCGAGGAGACGATCTGGTCCGGGCCGGGCTCCTCACCGGGCCAGACCAGTTCGTCGCCGGTCGGCAGCAGGCCGATCACCGGGCGCCGGGCCACCGGAACCCGGGCGATGTTCATCGCCGCGAGCAGGGACATCAGGTTGGGCGTGATGCGGCAGGGCGCCGGGATCTCGGTGCCGGAGGTGAAGTCGCCGCCGGCGGGGCGGATGTAGCTCTGCGTGTCGCGGCCCTCGCGCACGGTGATGCGGTCCCCTTCGCGCTCCGCGTCCTCCTGGATCAGGATGCTGTCCGCGCCCTCGGGCACCGGGGCGCCGGTGAAGATCCGCACCGCCTCGCCGGGGCCGAGGGCGCCGGTGAACCGGCGCCCGGCGGCGGATTCGCCGATCACGCTCAGCACCATGCCCGGCCGGGCCTC of Paroceanicella profunda contains these proteins:
- a CDS encoding molybdopterin molybdotransferase MoeA → MISTEEAIAQVLALVGPLGVETVPLAEAAGRVLAEPVRAQRTQPPFASSAMDGYAVRAAEARPGMVLSVIGESAAGRRFTGALGPGEAVRIFTGAPVPEGADSILIQEDAEREGDRITVREGRDTQSYIRPAGGDFTSGTEIPAPCRITPNLMSLLAAMNIARVPVARRPVIGLLPTGDELVWPGEEPGPDQIVSSNNFGLKALLETQGAEVRLLPIARDRAEALRAALDLARGCDMLVTLGGASVGDHDLVQQVLREEGLDLAFYKIAMRPGKPLMAGRLRGMVMVGLPGNPVSSMVCGHVFLRPTVDRMLGLPAGPLPRLSAPLAVDIGSNGPREHYMRARLENGRLLPASRQDSSLLSVLADASALLVRPPHDGPRTAGERMEYIPL
- the lexA gene encoding transcriptional repressor LexA, whose product is MLTRKQYDLLVFIHERVQRDGVSPSFDEMKDALDLRSKSGIHRLISALEERGFIRRLAHRARAIEILRMPENFPERGGAAAEVAEDGAPPAPGLAEPGQTGNSVPLMGRIAAGVPIEAIQQPSQHIGVPGGMLSRGHEHYALEVKGDSMIDAGIHDGDIVVVRRQDEASSGDIVVALVREQEATLKFLRRKGGMVALEAANPAYETRVYPADQVRIQGRMVGLIRNY